Proteins found in one Phycodurus eques isolate BA_2022a chromosome 18, UOR_Pequ_1.1, whole genome shotgun sequence genomic segment:
- the LOC133417146 gene encoding adhesion G-protein coupled receptor F1-like isoform X2 produces the protein MVFESRRDLIFQPDVLFFDDTLSVTCGPPPEELEFRITLSEWTRDGVLINEDDRHSFSQVNGVPTLTITNYFSTDNGRYQCQLFDQNSSFRQDSNEILSLLETPTIQMVPLQNTILCDVGQQVSLECTVQDPYQVEFKDIPNAETGPAIRHLITITQADCDNQELNITCQVIDFLQFKRILTLVLVADGAFTCDADPVFGNGFLNDTGRATCELNEVGEKTAICRESGEWEDRADNCTLQRIAQLIFESGFLTEGTLSDFLEELRITTLELSQQVTESPNNIEAIVTILNNVATFVTTFNIEISQDSMEDILITTDVLTRDEARESWDILNLEAVIETIETRNITPRNESVSSLLLFGLEGIASRLINASFNIETPLILLNKTTFTNTFNGDFNSTVEIDIEESSGPTNLTVITFESLDNVLPPRDENNSTGRVINGRVVLVQSDTTVDNVSFTFDIINETLGNPQCVFWNFTLFEGLGGWDDEGCELVDRDDETVTCQCDHLTSFSMLMSPFVPNRRVLDFITYIGVGISMASLVICLIIEAFIWKKVRKSNTSHLRHVSIVNIALSLLIANIWFIIGASISEGDQRNPDACTAATFFIHFFYLALFFWMLASALLLFYRSVRVFGGELSKTTMMAIGYSLGYGAPLIITVITIAVTAPNNAYIRENVICWLNWERSRALLAFVIPALLIVFINIVILIVVIVKILQSRGMTSTAQDDEKYVLVVIIRSLAILTPFFGITWSLGVGILIDPTNLGIHVAFAFFNSLQGFFILVFGTLLDKKVRSEISVFKSSTSSGSGTRTTSSANSSSGWQIWKNFGRRGGNNVSSDLSSSQAINA, from the exons GCCGTAGAGACTTAATATTTCAaccagatgttttatttttcgaCGACACTTTGAGTGTGACATGTGGCCCGCCACCAGAAGAGCTAGAGTTTCGTATCACCTTGTCAGAGTGGACACGTGATGGTGTTTTAATAAATGAAGACGATCGACACAGCTTTTCACAAGTTAATGGAGTGCCAACACTTACGatcacaaattatttttccaCTGACAATG GACGCTATCAATGTCAGCTGTTTGATCAGAATTCAAGTTTCCGACAGGACTCTAATGAAATACTCAGTCTTTTGGAAACACCCACAATCCAGATGGTTCCCCTCCAAAACACTATCTTGTGTGATGTTGGGCAGCAAGTGTCACTAGAGTGCACTGTCCAGGACCCCTACCAGGTGGAGTTTAAAGACATCCCAAATGCAG AAACAGGCCCTGCAATCCGACATCTGATAACAATCACACAGGCAGACTGTGATAACCAAGAATTAAACATTACTTGTCAAGTGATTGATTTTTTGCAATTCAAACGGATTCTAACATTGGTGTTAGTGGCTGATG GTGCATTCACATGTGATGCTGATCCAGTATTTggaaatggatttttaaatgatacggGTAGAGCTACTTGTGAACTAAATGAGGTGGGAGAGAAGACTGCCATTTGCAGGGAAAGTGGAGAATGGGAAGATCGAGCAGACAATTGCACCCTCCAAAGGATTGCGCAACTAATCTTTGAATCTGGG TTTTTGACTGAAGGGACGTTGTCAGATTTCTTGGAAGAACTCAGGATCACCACTCTTGAACTAAGTCAGCAAGTGACTGAATCTCCTAACAATATTGAGGCCATTGTTACAATTCTCAACAATGTAGCAACGTTTGTAACAACATTTAATATCGAGATAAGTCAGGACTCCATGGAG GATATTCTTATCACTACTGATGTCCTTACTAGAGACGAGGCAAGAGAATCATGGGACATTCTCAACCTTGAAGCAGTCATTGAGACCATAGAAACAAGAAACATCACTCCCAGAAATGAGAGTGTCAGCTCATTATTGTTGTTTGGTCTTGAGGGTATAGCAAGTAGGCTAATCAATGCCTCGTTTAACATTGAAACACCTTTGATTCTCTTGAACAAAACTACATTCACCAACACTTTCAATGGGGATTTTAATTCTACAGTGGAGATAGACATAGAGGAGTCTAGTGGGCCAACAAACCTCACTGTGATAACCTTTGAATCATTGGATAATGTACTTCCCCCAAGAGATGAAAACAACTCTACAGGCAGGGTAATCAATGGGAGAGTCGTACTTGTTCAGTCTGACACCACCGTGGACAATGTCTCTTTCACATTTGACATTATAAATGAGACTCTGGGGAACCCTCAGTGTGTGTTCTGGAACTTTACTCTCTTTGAAGGTCTTGGAGGATGGGACGATGAAGGCTGCGAGCTAGTTGACAGAGATGACGAAACGGTTACATGTCAGTGTGACCACCTAACCTCCTTTTCAATGCTAATGTCACCCTTTGTTCCAAACAGACGTGTGTTGGATTTCATAACCTACATTGGCGTCGGTATTTCCATGGCATCCCTAGTTATATGCCTCATTATTGAGGCATTTATATGGAAAAAAGTTAGGAAGAGCAACACATCACACTTGCGCCATGTTTCCATTGTTAACATTGCACTGTCTCTCCTGATTGCAAACATTTGGTTCATTATTGGTGCAAGTATCTCGGAAGGTGATCAAAGGAATCCAGATGCATGCACTGCTGCTACCTTTTTCATCCATTTCTTTTACCTCGCTCTCTTTTTCTGGATGTTGGCGTCTGCACTGTTGCTGTTCTACCGCTCAGTCAGAGTCTTTGGTGGAGAACTTTCTAAAACCACTATGATGGCTATTGGATACTCTCTTGGCTATGGGGCCCCACTGATTATCACAGTTATTACGATTGCTGTAACAGCACCGAACAATGCTTACATTCGAGAAAATGTGATCTGCTGGCTAAATTGGGAAAGGTCACGAGCGCTGCTGGCATTTGTGATCCCGGCACTGCTCATTGTGTTTATAAACATTGTAATCCTAATTGTGGTGATAGTAAAAATACTGCAGAGTCGGGGGATGACAAGCACTGCACAAGACGATGAGAAGTATGTCCTGGTGGTCATTATTCGGAGCTTGGCCATCCTCACACCCTTTTTTGGAATAACTTGGAGTCTTGGAGTTGGAATCTTAATTGACCCAACTAATCTAGGAATCCATGTAGCCTTCGCCTTCTTCAATTCTCTGCAG GGTTTCTTCATATTAGTTTTTGGAACTCTCTTAGACAAAAAG GTCCGgtcagaaatttcagttttcAAATCGTCTACAAGTTCTGGAAGCGGGACAAGG ACGACGAGTTCTGCAAATTCATCAAGTGGATGGCAGATATGGAAGAACTTTGGAAGAAGAG GTGGCAACAACGTGTCATCAGATTTATCTTCATCTCAGGCGATCAATGCTTGA